A genomic region of Mycobacterium senriense contains the following coding sequences:
- a CDS encoding ComF family protein gives MLDLFLPAECGGCGAPSTRWCDACAGELSVAADQPHVVNPRIDPGVPVFALGRYANARRHAILALKEQGRADLVYPLAHALAVGVHRLLWWGIVPTPLTVVPAPTRRSAARRRGGDPVARLARAAVARHPDITVAPVLRLKALTRDSVGLGSAARERNVAGRVVLRGEPPRTEVMVVDDIVTTGATARESVRILHAAGLRVAAVLAIAAV, from the coding sequence ATGCTCGACCTGTTCCTGCCGGCCGAATGCGGTGGCTGCGGGGCGCCGTCGACCCGTTGGTGCGACGCGTGCGCCGGCGAGCTGTCGGTGGCCGCCGACCAGCCGCATGTGGTGAACCCGCGCATCGACCCTGGAGTCCCGGTGTTCGCGCTCGGCCGCTACGCCAACGCCCGTCGGCACGCGATCCTGGCACTCAAGGAGCAGGGCCGCGCCGACCTCGTCTACCCGCTGGCGCACGCCCTGGCCGTCGGCGTGCACCGCCTGTTGTGGTGGGGGATCGTGCCGACACCGCTGACGGTCGTGCCCGCACCGACCCGGCGCTCGGCCGCACGCCGGCGCGGCGGTGATCCCGTCGCCCGGTTGGCGCGCGCCGCGGTGGCGCGGCATCCGGACATCACGGTCGCGCCGGTCTTGCGGCTCAAGGCGCTGACGCGTGACTCGGTGGGGCTGGGCAGCGCCGCGCGCGAGCGCAACGTCGCCGGCCGGGTGGTGCTGCGCGGTGAGCCGCCGCGCACCGAAGTCATGGTCGTCGACGACATCGTCACCACCGGCGCGACGGCGCGAGAGTCGGTGCGGATCCTGCACGCCGCCGGGCTTCGGGTCGCCGCGGTGCTCGCGATCGCCGCGGTGTGA